One genomic segment of Streptomyces sp. NBC_00239 includes these proteins:
- a CDS encoding DUF6114 domain-containing protein yields the protein MLLSRRRTGPATRWRPWARWRRWRRSRPFWGGLLAILAGAWICVLPLAPLTIMLRQGVAGIPSVLMGIVMVVLGLTAWFSPPQRGLAGVLTTLIATAALVLSNLGGFLIGTVLGILGGGLMFAWQPNTTPRTTVPTHPRTTAGTPPSNSDSDSDTVSTDPGTTRPGPAPPPTPLSDPQGAQP from the coding sequence ATGCTTCTGAGCCGCCGCCGCACCGGGCCCGCGACGCGGTGGCGACCGTGGGCGCGGTGGCGTCGGTGGCGGCGCAGCAGACCCTTCTGGGGCGGCCTCCTCGCCATCCTCGCCGGGGCCTGGATCTGCGTCCTCCCGCTGGCACCCCTGACGATCATGCTCCGGCAGGGCGTGGCCGGCATCCCGTCCGTCCTCATGGGCATCGTCATGGTCGTCCTCGGTCTCACCGCGTGGTTCTCACCCCCACAGCGCGGCCTGGCCGGCGTCCTGACCACCCTCATCGCGACCGCCGCGCTGGTCCTGTCGAACCTGGGCGGCTTCCTGATCGGCACGGTGCTCGGCATCCTCGGCGGCGGCCTCATGTTCGCCTGGCAGCCGAACACCACTCCGCGCACGACCGTACCCACGCACCCGCGCACGACGGCGGGCACGCCCCCGAGCAACAGCGACAGCGACAGCGACACCGTCAGCACGGACCCGGGCACCACCCGGCCCGGACCCGCTCCTCCCCCCACCCCGCTCTCCGATCCCCAAGGAGCACAGCCATGA
- a CDS encoding DUF6230 family protein: MADSPHLSDPPGDEGKQSGGDATEVAAGGEGRVRWRRFAVLTLPAVAVTAGLGIALAQGALAASFAVSGQQFKVSARSLEGEGFAQYGSVDVNAREELIPVAVTAIKEARLRSLCQSVVTNLPMIGAISLNLSAGGKSPVEASNLFVDATQLSGDAEFSNIEIGRDASTLDKGPTEAVGMQDLFAQQADRVTITNLRQTAWATNAGTFKLSGLSMKISKGTKECF; the protein is encoded by the coding sequence ATGGCAGATTCCCCGCACTTATCCGACCCGCCCGGCGACGAGGGCAAGCAGAGCGGCGGCGACGCGACGGAAGTCGCGGCCGGCGGCGAGGGCCGCGTCCGATGGAGGCGCTTCGCCGTCCTGACCCTGCCCGCCGTGGCCGTGACCGCCGGCCTCGGGATCGCGCTCGCGCAGGGCGCGCTCGCCGCCTCCTTCGCGGTGTCGGGCCAGCAGTTCAAGGTGTCGGCGCGGAGCCTGGAGGGCGAGGGCTTCGCCCAGTACGGGAGCGTGGACGTCAACGCCCGCGAGGAACTCATCCCGGTCGCGGTCACGGCCATCAAGGAGGCGCGACTGCGCTCCCTTTGCCAGTCCGTGGTCACCAACCTCCCGATGATCGGGGCCATTTCCCTCAATCTGTCGGCGGGCGGCAAGAGTCCCGTCGAGGCGAGCAATCTGTTCGTCGACGCGACGCAGCTCTCCGGCGACGCGGAGTTCAGCAACATCGAGATCGGGCGCGACGCGTCGACCCTCGACAAGGGGCCGACCGAAGCGGTCGGCATGCAGGACTTGTTCGCGCAGCAGGCGGACCGGGTCACCATCACCAATCTCCGGCAGACCGCGTGGGCGACCAACGCCGGCACCTTCAAGCTCTCCGGTCTGAGCATGAAGATCAGCAAGGGCACCAAGGAATGCTTCTGA
- a CDS encoding MerR family transcriptional regulator, with the protein MNSQAEGDESGAGRYRREDVARAAGVRERNLRYYQERGLLPPPRREGRIAWYSDDHLTRLRLINDLLGRGYTVNGIAELLAAWEQGGGISQLLGLEREMTREWGEREEPVTMTRAELRELFGPTATAEDTRRAAELGYVQVDGDLVTHRSRRLLDATLTLVRQGVPLAEILDAGAFAQQQAAALADRFVGLFRRHVIGPEGLERLSATQLRHITEAVTALRPVAGEVVTAEFARAMARRVEAEVAELLRTEQ; encoded by the coding sequence CCGGCGTCCGGGAACGGAACCTGCGGTACTACCAAGAGCGCGGGCTGCTGCCCCCGCCGCGCCGGGAGGGCCGGATCGCCTGGTACTCCGACGACCACCTGACCCGGCTGCGCCTGATCAACGACCTGCTGGGGCGCGGCTACACGGTCAACGGCATCGCGGAACTCCTGGCCGCCTGGGAGCAGGGCGGCGGGATCTCTCAACTTCTCGGCCTCGAACGGGAGATGACCCGCGAGTGGGGGGAGCGGGAAGAGCCGGTCACGATGACGCGGGCCGAGCTGCGCGAGCTGTTCGGCCCGACGGCCACCGCCGAGGACACCCGGCGGGCGGCGGAGCTGGGCTACGTACAGGTCGACGGAGACCTCGTCACCCATCGCAGCCGACGCCTGCTCGACGCCACGCTCACGCTGGTGCGGCAAGGGGTCCCGCTCGCGGAGATCCTGGACGCGGGCGCGTTCGCCCAGCAGCAGGCGGCCGCCCTCGCCGACCGGTTCGTCGGACTCTTCCGGCGGCACGTGATCGGCCCGGAGGGCCTGGAGCGGCTTTCGGCCACGCAGCTGCGGCACATCACCGAGGCGGTCACGGCCCTGCGCCCGGTGGCCGGCGAGGTCGTGACCGCCGAGTTCGCGCGGGCGATGGCCCGGCGGGTGGAGGCGGAAGTCGCCGAACTGCTGCGTACGGAGCAGTAG